A window of Asterias amurensis chromosome 10, ASM3211899v1 genomic DNA:
AGTCTCCTGATTTAGGGACTTTATAATGAACGATCTAGTGaacaaatgtattttaaaaccaGCCCCATTATTATGCCTACATCTCAATACATTTTGGGTTGGAATACAAAACTAGTTAACatttacccagtaagtttccgttttggtttataacttgatataaaactacttcttatttttaattttgaattggTTTAGTTTCAAAGACTGATTGAATTTCAAAAAGTCTAACTCGAACTCTGATTCACTGAGCGAAACATTTCATTCAATTATTgtaaacacttttaaaatgttgcGTTGCGTTTTAGAGGACcaaccgatttcacgaaacgctagggaTTAATTCTGttttgagttaggacaagtaacttgtTCTAACTTATGGTatgttcaatgcgtcctaacgtttATGGATACTGAAGTCCAAAagtttaatcctaagttaagaaggggttggtgaaatcgacggccgcACTATTTATACGTATAAGAAATCAGTTATGTTGCACATCAATAATTGATACCTTCCGTTTGCCGTTGGTGTTCTGTCGTCGTAATAGCTAGATTGTTCCTCGTGCTTGGGATAGAGGTAAAAGCCTTTTGTGCCTCTATCAAGGGTTCTGTATTTCCCAATGAGGTACTCGTTGAAGGGTAAGGGCCCACCGATCATCGTGTCATTCGTCTCGTCGGTAGCGGTGATACAACATTTCGATGCCTTAggccttcaaaaaaaaaaaaaaaaaaggattataaAAGGTATTGCTGTCATAAGCTTTTCATGCCATGGTAAGCTTGTGAAAATCATTTTTAGCAAACCAATATTTTGTCAAGGTTTGCGACTTGGGTTACAAATCGTGAATTATATATATCAAATTTTTACGATACGGGCAAGATCATTGGGCCGAATTCATACAACAACTTTTTGATTGCGTTTTTGAGCAATTGCTTGAAGTGTTACAAGACGCCAACATGACAGCTTGACCTCTTACTTGTTCGTGATTTACAGAGAAGATTATTTGTTCCGTGGAAGATTTCATCATGTTTATGCTCGGTACAGATGACCGGGCTCGGCCTAGAGAAACAATCGGGAGAAATTCCACCAATCCAACCTATcgtaaattgttttgtttcgacaaacaaaaatgaatgttcgttctatttttcttttcagttcCTGTTGACACATTCATGCAGCCATAACTAATACATTTTTTGCTTCAAGTACAGCTGTGacggatttgtttttcttcagaaacATAACGATAAAAAAATCATCACGTGTCTGAAACCATTTTTAATGTTAATAATCTATCCCATTTCGGACAGAAAATAAGCCCCTGCTCTTTCACACAACACTTGtgtgcacaaacacacataTTCGAGAATATGCAGTGCGGTCACAGCCATTCCAGATAAAGGGGGTAAATAAAACTAGAGCGGATAATGTTCTCGCATACAGCCATGAATACAGTGCATGTAGCCTGATAATTATTTCCAAACTGAAAACAATAAAGAGTGTTATAATTGTCATGCTTGTTGTAGTAGactgaacaataacaataacaataacaataacgataacgataacgataacgataacgataacgataacgataacgatagcgataacgataacgataacgataacgataacgataacgataacgataacgataatgataacgataacgataacgataacgataactataacgataacgataacggtaacgataacgataacgataacgataacgataacgataacgataacgataacgataacgatttGAGTGTCACAGATTGACTAATGGAAGCAGTTGCAAAtagttgttttgtatattttgtggtACACTAAAATATAGGGCCATGATTTGCTGTTGTAAATAGTGCTAACGCGAGCTGCTACTGTGCAACTACTGGGGCAAGCGCTACTGGCTACTGTGcagcggctacagctactgtGTCgtaaaatcatttttgtttaaaggaattgTTGGTCCAAAAGCGGAGAATTGcaagtttgataatttgtcattgttttattgGAAAGCGTGCCGATACCATCCCATAATGTTAGCGACCTTGTTCTTGTACAGTTTTGGTTCATTTTTAGTTATTATAGATATCCCTTATCCACCCGGCTAGTAATTTCCGAGAGTGGAGGATTTGACGCTTCTGTAACATGAGAAAGCACATGTGAATGTCGGCCAACATACACTGAGCTATGGTGGTGAATGAGAAAGCCGGAGAGGCGAAACCTTTGCATCAATTGAACCGGATAATCTGGAACTGGAAAATAATGCCAATATGAACATCCAATGAACACTTGTACGAACATTGATGAACTATGATAGTGTAGATTCAACGAGAGAGTTGACGAGCCTAAGGAGTGAGGTTAACCCTTAGAATAGACAGTTGTTGAACACTTGTTGGATTATTGAGACGTTACCAAGTACTGTGACATATTGGGGTCGAATTATTGAAAAGTTTCAAAGTACTGTGATATGTTGTCGAATTATGGAGAATTTGCAAAGTACTGGAGATAGATTGTTGAAGCATTGAGAATTTGCAAAGTACTTGATATATAATATTGTTGAATTTAGCGAGAAGAAAGAAGCTGAGAAACTAGTTAAGATTACTCGGAGTCTGTAACTCCAAAAGCTAAGAGTTGAGGTGACTGACTTCGTGGATTGGAAGTAGTGAATTTTGAGGGTTGGATTTATTGTAGTTTGAGGCGTGAATTTCGTTGTTTAAGCGGTGGCCACAGAAAGGAACTCAGAGAGCAGAATTGTGttgtaaataaatttgtaatattttgtaaatataatcTTGATTGGCTTGAGTGCAAATTTATTTCTGCAGTGTTTGGTTCTTCCTCGGTTGCAACAACAACCCCGATGCGTTGGTTGTGACATTGAGCAACAAAGGATAAACCAATCTAGCCCTCCCTTTTCGTGCTAATTTTGTGAACCCGATACTGACTTTGTTCTCCCAAAAgtattttatagaaaaaaaaaaaacagagatttcaacactttgaaaacatcttcaagaacATTTGCTATATATTACCGAAAAAACCTTTTAACCGTTCTTCCAATCCATCTCCAGATCTAGATCTCTTCATTGGAATCGGGATCATACAGTCGATAATGCAAACAtacatcatcacacacagtTTACCCCTCTCAAAAATAATGAGGTGATCCATCGCGAGGATGTCAATTCTTACACTTAATTGCTGGATATTTAGACAGATTTAACTTATGGCAGTTATTAAAAGAGGAAGCGGAACATAAATACTTTTATAAAATCACTTTACTTGTACACAAATCTGAGATTGAAGCAGTATATTTCGCGATTTCGCCGACGAAAAAAAACAGAGTCACTCGCTTCGTCTTTCACGTGGACGGAAGCATGAGTGTATTGGGCTAGTGCCCAGTACAACAAGTGTGTTCGTTGCCTGCATACGGGAAACCAATGGAGCCAGACTTTACTAACTACTACATACCCATTACGGGTCACGTCTTCAGATATGAAAGGAGTTCAACAATTGGATCGAAAAAGGCCCTATAttcctcaagaccaatcaaaaatattattacatCACTGCAAAAAgcattttatttagtttatttagACATGCGATCCAGTTGTGTAAGATGAATGGAACGGCGGTGCTGTTCAATTTAGTGAGCAAACCCCGGGAAAACTAAGTTGACCTCCATAAGTATTAATTACACTTTTGGGCGTTTTAAGCAGTTCTTCAATCCAAAAAGGCCCTATGTTCTCGAGTTGCAtgaatttataaacaaatatcgTATCGAAAGGGGATGTTTTATACACTCAAACACTGAGCGATCTGGTTTGATTCCTGAGCGATTCCACGATGGTGTATAGTTGCTCAAGTTATAAAGTGGTGCATTTGCTTTTTAATTCTGTGGAACACATATTTCACTGCAAATGTTGGATGGGAATTTTATTCAGTAAGATAGAACGACAAAACCAATACTTGATCAAATCATTTCTGACGAATAATTTTGACCAAAACTGCACTCCCTTGTTGATCACTTTATTTGACCATGACAgtgtgtagctgtgtttttctatacccactattggtcacgtgatcacatgtagTCGTTTGGAGGGTTTACGCAGTAGGGGTTGCGTCGCAATTTACTAAATTTCTGTGTTAAACAGTTACCCAACTATGCGTAACATTTCTGACACAACTCTCGAGGGTACTAGCCAAATCGCCACGTAGCCCAACATTGCGTAAGAAGGTACTCAACTTGCGTTCCCAACACATTTACTCATCAAGTTTTCACACATTATTATTCAGCCCAGACTCATGACCCAGCCCATAGCCAGCGCTAGtgtatatgattttttttgtacgtCAATGTCTgagtaaatatttgttaacgTTGCTGTTATGTGATTTGGGGCACAAATCGTGCATATTTGGACCAACATTGGAGTgaacaatatttgtatattaatttGTGCAATGTTCATAATTCAATGAAGCCAAGGAAAGGCCGAATTAGTAATGATAACAGTAAAGATCGgtatttaaacataaaatatatTACACGTCATACACACGTATCAGTTATGACAAATAAATTGCATTGTGTtattaataactcaaaacatgcTCACGTAGGCCTAtaagttttacaaaaagaaaatgaatttttacttttgataACTATTGCGTATCACGTGCGTCAGTCAAAGACGGATATCAAAACTTACTGATACGGGTGGTTACACACCAAACAATTGACTTGTCTGTAGAGGACACAGAGCGTAGCATTAATGTTTGCTTCAGATCCACCTGCTGGACTCTGGCTCGATGGCCACTCAGGTGGGGATGCTGTAGGAACTTCCTTTCCAGCACAACAACTGTGGAGAAGGTAAAATATAACACATCAAGGAACAGATTATAATGTTTGGATCTAGTTGTTCCTGATATTCGAGATAACCAGAGGATGAGAAAAACAATCCAACCTAGTCTGTTGCATTATTAAACCCTGCTAGCTATGTCATTACAAATCAATGGATGGTCAaatgagggaattttgtttttagagcCGGAGTAACAAAATGCCTAACAAAGCTCAAAaggccctttaaaggcagtcgacGCCATTGATAAttacactcaaaataatcattagcatagaaccttacttggtcacgagtattattttatttcgagacctcagaaattagattttgatgtctcaaaatcaagcgtctgagagaacacaacttcgagtgacaagggtgtttttgtttgttcattatcatctcgcacgttcgacgaccaattgagcttaaatttgtacaggttcgTTTGTCTGCATATAATGTGTTAAAtcaagtgagaagcctggtctttgacaattactgatagtgtccagaaacagctacctgagcgaaatgttttcaacagaaatggtatttttacctgtttataatgcacttgttcacaattttaatgtaattttgatatgtgtacacttctgaactttttgtatcatcgattaaaaaattaggcccctacctaaaggtttttttaaactaaaaacacttctgccgttgagagcaggcgtcaaaggacaatgccgctgacgtcatttgtgggagtttgctttgttatacatccacgctgcaacaaagcggctttatctacttatgacgttttgagagtgattacgtaacggggcttttcgcaaatctcgcagaaaagctctggataagggcatacaaaatgattgtttttttttacacaattgaaacctatttataatcatatgactcgatttccttattcatcgaaaacattttaagtggaattcagcaaagttcacgacttgacattttcgttcaagcaggtcttttaGACCGATTGTGCTGCGAACGTCACGTGACCTGAGATGGGTATTACACATCAACAAACACGGCATCTGCATATCAACGTGCATTAAAAAGACTTATGATTATtgttgcgtttgtttgtttgttttaatagagGCTTTTattctcgaaatcactgaagaatagTCTTGAGTTTGTACCTTGGGACTTAAGCGGTTGCTGAAAAAAAGAAACCGAGGAAATTCTACAAGAATGCTCACACGAAGTCataattgtgtttgtgcacggaaagtgtggttttgtTGTAATGATTTTACTGCCGAtataaagcaaaaacaaatctcCTTGAAAAGCTGCGCATTCTTTTATTGTCAACCTTAACTTATTTAATaagaaggggtagctgtcagcaAGAGTCGGACAACTTTGAGGTCTCTTTCGGCAtagcccgacttcacgccgtgcatACCGCACTAACCACGGCGcatgagctcgctcaaacctcggcAATTTAGTTACGTATaatctaaccatactctcaaaagacaCCTCTTAAGTAGTAGAATTCTGGATTTATCAAACACAACATctgatttaaatcaatgtcacaacATTTTTACCTTTATTGAAAGGGCTTCGTTTTtagtaaaatgtgttttattatgGAAATACAACCAATTATGGTCCATCATTACGCGCCTGCTCATATATTATGTCTGTACTGGTGTAGCTGTGTTTTTATATACCAATCACATGATCACATGTTAGTATTGACAGCGCAATCGGTCTACTGCttgagaaaatattgaaaaacttaCGACTCGGGAAGCTCCTTGTCACATGTTTCTTGATCAGTACTTGCAATGATCTGCACCAAACCAAGCATGCATACGACGAGCACTGAGTAAGAAAGCTCGGCCATTTTACTATATTGTTAAaggaataaaaacaaagaattgaAAATACAATGAATCTCTTATTTTCATATAAGTTTAAGTTGTACTGACACCAACAGAAACCTTCCACTTGCTAAGGACCAAACCCACACACAGAAACAGTTTGTAAAGTATGGATTAAATTACCTCTTATTGGAAATAAATCAGTTTGATCTTCAAAATGAAATGCATCATACAAACTGTTGGATATCGTACGTCggaacagagaaaaaaaattaagttcagaGATTTgccaataacttacagggtttacatataGTCAGGTTGCTAAGCGTAAAATATAAAGGTTACCATtacacggcggacaaaagcacacttttttCCCACAGGGCTTCCTAAGGGTATATTAATCAATACTAGTCGAGGAGCCCTCCAGAATTTGTAATTTCTTTTTATGTAAATCgcaaaaattcaaaatggcggcctACATAACAGAATatcactttttttcttccttttttgtataACTACTTTAGACCAGTGTAAAAGACACTTTCAATGAGTTCTCATTTTTTTCGAAGTATATATAGGGGATTGTTACGCTTATAAAAAACAATCGGTGTACACAGGAAAGGAAAAGCACACTCTTTCCCGACAGCTACTAAGCCTATTATATACCAGCcatttctttaaagccattggacactttcggtaaacagtgttgtcaaaggcccacccttcatgtatcacaacttatatataaaataacaaacctgtaaaaaattaggcttaatcggtcatcgtagtcgagagaaaaaaacgggaaaaccctacctttttttcgcacgtttcgccgtgtcatgacatttgtttactgtaaatccgtaattttcgtagtcgagaattgataattgttttaatgttttctcaaaaagtaaagcatttcatggaataatatttcaagagaagtcttttaccattaccctttgtaagccctgtaaggtatttgtaaatctgtgaacttttgtttctgttccgaaagtgttatGGCTTTAAAGTAATGCCAGATTGTATACGTGTTATGTTTTAAGTCGAGAGGTGCTTAGATCGGTAGAGCATTAACATTAACAACAAACTCTCCTATTCTTTGAGAAGTCCCCACTCCTGCTATAATCAAGCATGCAATGGATGTTGAGAGACACTGTAAAATGTCTTAGTCAATGAATAATCCCAGACATTACTTCGACCAACCTGTGTTCACCCTGGCAAAGTCGGTACAGAAGAAATGACCAGATTCTCACTGCGAGAGTAAGCATgtgctacatgtaggtggtaTGCTAACACACAAGGCACTCTGGAATAAGCTTGGGGATGTCTCTGCTTGAAGTTTCTGGCCGGACCGGACGACATTTTTCTAAGAGGAAGCATTATCTTGTGTGGCTGACATGTATCTGAAGGCATCCCACACAGAAACTCGATAGGCAAGCCGACAAGATCACTCTCTTGTCTGTGCACATCTCCATGAGTTAGGGTGTCATGCTCATTGAGGGCCCCAAAGATAAAGAGTCTGCCACAGCttgaagaaaagaaacagaTGAGAAATCCTACTTTCATATACTTGGACCCATTAGACAAAAAACCTCATTCTCATCTTCATCGGGCTCACAGAGAGAATCCTCCCCTCTTTCTGTATGTTGATTTTCTTGCAGGAACTTACACTGCTGTTCTTTGTCATGAACCGTGTAAACTACTCATGGAGGATGCCTGCTGTCCGCATCAGTGATGAGCTCCTTGCCCTGTTAATGATGAGTTGGGGAAGTTTTGTGTGCACTTGGTCCTTTCAGTTAGTTCTATGTGATCGCTATAATCAAGCTCATGAGCATAAGAACAGTGTGAAAGATTCAGGTGGAGCTTTTTGGCTCAAAGAAAACCTGTTGTTTTTATTAGTTATGGATGCTCTCGGGAACAGATACTTCCTGCTGAAGCAACTTCAAGAAGAATGACTTCTCGAAAATGTGAGAGATATCCTGGAGAACTTCCAGCAGAATGATCAGGGCCTCCCAACAGAGGAGATCTCCCAGCCACAGATTGTCAGCCTCTCAAATGCAATCAGATGAATGGGCAATTCTCCTTGGATTATTTTTCAGGTCGCATGTGCATAGATGAATCAATTGTAACCGAATCGTGCACCTTGTGGGCTCGGATACAGAGAAAGATAACTTTGTCAAAAATACATGATATGCGCAACCACTAATGTCCATGACCCAAAGGAATTCTAAGCAGTAGTATTTCGGAAACCTTAACAGAGACACAGATCGGAGGATGATCGACCTCCAACTCCACCACAAAACCAGAAGAAAAcaatagataaataaaacaaaacatagttACAACTACATAGTTTGTAATTTGGCGCTTTACAAacagttgttgttattattattatttttaacaaatatttatattatattcTGTAAATGGGGGTTACTATGTGTATGGTGAGCATTATGATTATGTGAAACTAAAAACTGTTGCCAGAAACCCCCTGTCTTCAGAATATTTGGATCCGCCCCCTAGTTGAGTATCTGCGatgtttaaaaagcaaaaaaaaaaaaagatgttgtaCTCATATGTTGTCAAACTACCTGTAAGTCACTTATTTAGCATCCACCCTTAGGTTTGTATGACCCCCAGGACTCAATAAAAATGCTATTTTGTCatatttggcggccattttgaaattttgcgatttacataaaaataacaacaattatggAGGGCTCCTCGGCTAATCTATTTAATAGACCCTTAGGAAGCCCTGTGCCAAaaatggtgcttttgtccgccgtgtaACGGTAATTTCGCTAAGCCACCTGACtaaaaaggtaatggtgagaattacagatttattttaaacacgtgtcatgacacggcgaaacaagcggaaacaagggtgggttttcccgttattttctcccgactccgatgaccgattcagcctaaattttcacaggtttgctatttttttatataagttgtgatacacgaagtgtgggcctttgaacaacactgtttaccgaaagtgtcaatggctttaagttataAACAAAAGACAAATGAGGCAGGTGTAACGTACGTTCAATACTTGGGTTATATCCACGTggtaaaaacaagacaaatcgCCGAGCTCTCGTTACAACGAAAAAACAACACGGGTACGTCACTGCTGATAATGTGAAGAATGATTCGGTGGGACCACATTAGCCCTCAACATGAATACAAACAATCGTGAACAGTTTCAGTCATATTATAAACAGAATAATGGGTTTtgcttgtggattttaaataaGGGGATCAATGCGTGGTGaataggttttcaactagtggtttaaacccaacgaggcctggttcttgataactttaccgagacgaagtcaaggtaatttaacaagaaccaggcctcggcgggtttaaaccactgtagttgaaaaccgatttaacacacgttgatttccattcataaatacattttcggtcaaaaaaacatccacactttttggtcaaaaagtaaaataatgcaagaaatataatattgttcaatggtttctttcaacacaacacccctccagctatgaaatggtaaggccctcgggttaACAACTCcctataagggaatgctgtgcgcgtcgcgcgtatcgcgtgatttggaacaactgttccagctgtcgctctcgaccaatatgaatgaagaaactgtcttatgaGCACAGGTGCAAGTTCACGTgttacgcccatgtttcaacacttttttactggtcataaacaaaggtttatacacacccaagtgacgtgctctccaccaataggaataacgaaactgtctgaggtatttgaGAATGGTAGTTTATATATTGACTATTTTTTAACCTACGAACTGTACAGAAATATTCAtgaagttgtacattttgaagttactttttttttaatacaaaaacaataggTCAAAGGTTACGATAACATAATTATTAAAGGTCACGGTTATCGACTTTcaacgaaaaaaaaatcataaaagatTTGGTTTGATGATGCAATTCTCATTACTTTGTGATGAAAATTAACATGTTATGACATATGTTTACTAAAAatactttactttactttaaaaTCTATACATTTTAGCAGTTTATGCCCTGACAACATGGAAAGTCGGATCGGGCTAAAAATTGTGTGCATAATTGCTCACTAGGAACTACAAGCAATTTCTATTAAGGTAAAAACGTGCattggtctgacatggaatgacccgtTATTTATGTTCAACTCATTTAGTAGTTCAGACGGAAGACTTTATATTTTATGAGTTTCTGAATTTGTGTTcaaacttgttgttttttttctgaaacatCTCGCTCAATCAATTTCGTAAAAAAAGTCGATTGTTATTGTAATAACTTAACTTGAGAGTAACATTATTACTATGAAGTTAAGTTACTACAATGTTACTGTTTCACAATGAACCAAACGCAAGATTACAGCTGATtccttgttgttgttatttgtttggcTTTTCGTTTATTGGTTAACTATTTTGAATTTCTGAATCAATAATGTTTAAAATGCCGCAAATGTAGCGTTGTGCACGGGACACTtgctgattttatttattttttttttttgtcgtttCTCCTTATTTGTTGACCTCCCATCCAGCCGCGCAGGTCCTgctagtggttctttcccagtcccgtttcggatttttttttttttttttttcacgtttagttTATTACTTTCATATCCCGTATTGTTtataagagtcagttcaggtaaataattgacatagttgctcacggtcaataaatatttttttttatactttgtgggtggaagggccttggggtgcaagtaaacaaaattgcattttcaattctatatatagcccgttgccatggttacggctcattttgttttttggccattttaggccgattttgaagtctagttttgaggcagtactgtcaaaacaggatacaattgcccaagtttttgacaccagatatggaaagacccatgttggccctaatcacagccgaaaggaaaattttctgagacccctggcaagtcgacattttggggtccaaaaatagggtaaaaatgtcgattttgcaagttctaaaaacatactgtaatgcatgatgcaaaaatagcacaagggtgatatttaaagcaataatttattttctcaaggaaggccaaggatgatactttgtagtgatataaaaggttttttgaaataatgttgcattttggtggggtggagttgtaaatatgagctaaaaaaacag
This region includes:
- the LOC139943395 gene encoding uncharacterized protein, encoding MAELSYSVLVVCMLGLVQIIASTDQETCDKELPESCCAGKEVPTASPPEWPSSQSPAGGSEANINATLCVLYRQVNCLVCNHPYQPKASKCCITATDETNDTMIGGPLPFNEYLIGKYRTLDRGTKGFYLYPKHEEQSSYYDDRTPTANGRSFIIKSLNQETFPSGID